A window of Kribbella amoyensis contains these coding sequences:
- a CDS encoding chitinase: MRARVLATVAVVALGAGLLVAPPAAQAVEATGTITGLAGKCVDVAAANSADGTAVQLYDCNGSNAQNWTRSSDGTVKALGKCLDVSGGSVANGAKVQLWTCNGSAAQQWTYTSGRDLVNPQADKCLDVTGNRSTNATPLQLWSCTGAANQKWTAPALPGNPPPAGAAPMAAAPYLYQGWGSPPNPATVMNATGVKWFTMAFILSNGYCNPMWDGSRPLTGGVDQQAVNAIRANGGDVVVSVGGWSGNKLGENCNSAGELAGAYQKVINALSLKAIDVDIEASEFSNPTTRQRVIDALKIVEQNNPGIATYLTFGTSTTGPDGDGQDLIRRGAASGLNLDGWVIMPFNFGGGTTNMATLTRQAADGLKNRVRDAYGLSDDAAYRKIGISSMNGITDVAGERVNLADFESMLSYASQHHLARFTFWSVNRDRPCNAGGADTCSGVPQQNWEFTKVIGRYRG, from the coding sequence ATGCGGGCCCGGGTACTGGCCACCGTCGCGGTCGTCGCCCTCGGAGCCGGCCTGCTCGTCGCGCCGCCGGCCGCGCAGGCGGTCGAGGCCACCGGCACGATCACCGGTCTGGCCGGCAAGTGCGTGGATGTCGCCGCCGCCAACTCCGCGGACGGTACCGCGGTTCAGTTGTACGACTGCAACGGGTCGAACGCGCAGAACTGGACCCGGAGCTCGGACGGCACCGTCAAGGCGCTCGGCAAGTGCCTCGACGTCAGCGGGGGATCGGTCGCCAACGGCGCGAAGGTCCAGCTCTGGACCTGCAACGGATCGGCCGCACAACAATGGACGTACACGTCCGGCCGGGACCTGGTGAATCCACAGGCGGACAAGTGCCTCGATGTCACCGGCAACCGATCGACGAACGCGACGCCGCTGCAGCTGTGGTCCTGCACGGGTGCGGCGAACCAGAAGTGGACCGCGCCCGCCCTGCCCGGCAACCCGCCGCCGGCCGGTGCTGCGCCGATGGCGGCGGCGCCGTACCTGTACCAGGGCTGGGGTAGTCCGCCGAACCCGGCGACCGTGATGAACGCGACCGGGGTCAAGTGGTTCACGATGGCGTTCATCCTGTCGAACGGGTACTGCAACCCGATGTGGGACGGCAGTCGGCCGCTCACCGGTGGCGTCGACCAGCAGGCGGTCAACGCGATCCGCGCGAACGGTGGGGACGTGGTGGTCTCGGTCGGCGGCTGGTCCGGCAACAAGCTCGGTGAGAACTGCAACAGCGCGGGCGAGCTGGCCGGGGCGTACCAGAAGGTGATCAACGCGCTGTCGCTGAAGGCGATCGACGTCGACATCGAGGCGAGCGAGTTCTCCAACCCGACCACCCGGCAGCGGGTGATCGACGCGCTGAAGATCGTCGAGCAGAACAACCCGGGGATCGCGACCTACCTCACCTTCGGCACCAGCACGACCGGACCGGACGGTGACGGTCAGGACCTGATCCGGCGGGGCGCGGCCTCCGGGCTGAACCTGGACGGCTGGGTGATCATGCCGTTCAACTTCGGCGGCGGCACGACCAACATGGCGACGCTCACCCGGCAAGCGGCCGACGGACTGAAGAACCGGGTCCGGGACGCGTACGGGCTGTCCGACGACGCGGCGTACCGCAAGATCGGCATCTCCTCGATGAACGGCATCACCGATGTCGCCGGGGAGCGGGTGAACCTGGCCGACTTCGAGTCGATGCTGAGCTACGCGTCCCAGCATCACCTCGCCCGCTTCACCTTCTGGTCGGTCAACC